Proteins co-encoded in one Calditrichota bacterium genomic window:
- a CDS encoding HAD-IA family hydrolase: HAIITEHGKDAYHWEIVDKFQEFYLGKNFDGFIKNETMLIKPGVLESLFHRFRLGIVTGRPKIEAEFVLSRFEAENYFDVLIALEDTPPGKGKPEPDGILLAMKKLGVKTAVYLGDSIDDMKAAVAAGIIPVGVLSVNDTGLGQTDLLKSAGAQFILNDVNEILNLELVVQSS, encoded by the coding sequence CATGCTATTATCACAGAACATGGCAAAGATGCATACCACTGGGAAATTGTGGACAAATTCCAGGAATTCTATCTGGGAAAGAATTTTGACGGATTTATCAAAAACGAAACCATGTTGATCAAACCAGGTGTGTTGGAATCGTTGTTTCATCGGTTCAGGTTGGGAATTGTTACAGGCCGTCCAAAAATCGAAGCGGAATTTGTTTTGAGCCGTTTTGAGGCGGAAAATTATTTCGATGTGTTGATCGCCCTGGAGGACACGCCGCCTGGAAAAGGAAAACCAGAGCCTGATGGTATTTTACTGGCAATGAAAAAATTGGGCGTCAAAACCGCTGTCTATCTGGGCGACTCAATCGATGACATGAAAGCGGCTGTGGCTGCGGGAATTATTCCGGTCGGAGTTTTATCTGTCAACGATACCGGGCTGGGACAAACAGATCTGCTCAAGTCAGCCGGAGCACAGTTCATTTTAAATGATGTGAATG